A stretch of Anas acuta chromosome 3, bAnaAcu1.1, whole genome shotgun sequence DNA encodes these proteins:
- the TAB2 gene encoding TGF-beta-activated kinase 1 and MAP3K7-binding protein 2 isoform X2, translating to MAQGSQQIDIQVLHDLRQKFPEVPEGVVSRCMLQNNNNLDACCAVLSQESTKYLYGEGDLGFSDDSGIPGLRNHMTSLNLDLQSQNVYHHVRDGSRMNGSRTLAHSVSDGHLQTSQPSNELFQQEPQTAPAQVPQGFNVFGMANTVSASNPGQHLGFHLGSKGVSNLSQQTPRFNPIMVTLAPNIQPGRNTPTSLHIHGVPPPVLNSPQGNSIYIRPYITAPSGTTRQTQQQPGWASQFNPMHPQQVYQPSQPSPWTTLPTSSSTPHTSSQHSTQPNQQGHQTSHVYMPISSPTTPQAPMIHSSGSSQSSAHSQYNIQNISTGPRKNQIEIKLEPPQRNSSSKLRSTGPRTSTTPSSLNSQTLSRSQPTVYISASPPNTDEVITRGQPKVYISANATAGDDQVVRNQPTLFISTNPGVSATSRNMSGQVSMGPAFIHHHPPKSRAVGNSTTATSPRVVVTQPNTKYTFKITVSPNKPPAVSPGVVSPTFEPTNLLNLPDHYVEPEGIQHLTDPVLAHVDRISDARKLSMGSDDAAYTQALLVHQKARMERLQRELEIQKKKLDKLKSEVNEMENNLTRRRLKRSNSVSQIPSLEEMQQLRSCNRQLQIDIDCLTKEIDLFQARGPHFNPSAIHNFYDNIGFLGPVPPKPKDQRSIVKTPKIVPDTDEDEGAQWSCTACTFLNHPALNRCEQCEMPRHF from the exons ATGGCCCAAGGAAGCCAGCAAATTGATATTCAGGTTTTACATGACCTGCGACAGAAGTTTCCTGAGGTACCTGAAGGTGTTGTATCCAGATGCATGTTACAG AATAACAATAATTTGGATGCCTGTTGTGCAGTTCTGTCTCAGGAGAGCACAAAGTACCTCTACGGTGAAGGAGACCTAGGTTTTTCGGATGATTCTGGGATCCCTGGACTACGAAATCACATGACTTCTCTTAATTTGGATTTGCAGTCACAGAATGTGTATCACCATGTAAGAGACGGAAGTAGAATGAATGGAAGTAGGACTCTAGCACACAGCGTTAGCGATGGACACCTTCAAACCAGTCAGCCCAGCAATGAACTGTTTCAGCAGGAACCACAGACAGCACCTGCGCAGGTTCCACAAGGATTTAATGTCTTTGGCATGGCTAATACAGTTAGTGCTTCTAATCCAGGGCAACACCTTGGATTTCACCTAGGCAGCAAAGGAGTATCTAACTTGTCTCAACAAACGCCCAGATTCAACCCCATTATGGTAACTTTAGCCCCAAACATTCAGCCTGGCCGCAATACCCCCACGTCTTTGCACATACATGGTGTACCTCCTCCTGTCCTTAACAGTCCACAGGGAAATTCTATCTATATTAGGCCTTATATCACAGCTCCTAGTGGTACAACTCGacagacacagcagcagccaggctgggcatCTCAGTTTAATCCtatgcaccctcagcaagtctaCCAGCCTTCGCAGCCAAGTCCTTGGACTACTCTTCCTACATCCAGTTCTACGCCACATACCTCATCGCAACACTCAACGCAGCCAAACCAGCAAGGCCACCAGACTTCTCATGTCTATATGCCTATCAGTTCTCCTACTACTCCACAAGCACCTATGATTCATTCATCTGGTAGCTCGCAATCCTCTGCTCATAGCCAATACAACATTCAGAACATATCCACAGGACCTCGCAAAAACCAAATTGAAATCAAACTTGAACCACCACAACGAAACAGTTCCTCTAAGTTGCGCTCAACTGGCCCTCGCACCTCCACTACTCCCTCTTCCCTCAACAGCCAGACATTAAGTAGAAGTCAGCCCACTGTTTACATATCGGCCAGTCCTCCAAATACTGATGAAGTGATCACACGTGGTCAGCCTAAGGTCTACATTTCAGCAAATGCCACAGCAGGAGATGATCAAGTTGTACGGAACCAGCCCACGCTTTTCATATCGACAAATCCTGGAGTATCTGCCACTTCTAGGAATATGTCTGGTCAAGTAAGCATGGGTCCTGCATTTATTCATCACCATCCACCCAAGAGTCGAGCAGTGGGCAACAGCACCACTGCAACCTCTCCTCGAGTGGTGGTTACGCAGCCTAAcacaaaatatacttttaaaattacagtttcTCCAAATAAGCCCCCTGCAGTTTCCCCAGGGGTAGTCTCCCCAACCTTTGAACCTACAAACCTTCTAAACCTTCCCGATCACTATGTTGAACCAGAGGGTATCCAGCATCTTACTGACCCTGTTTTAGCACATGTGGATAGGATCAGTGATGCACGGAAATTGAGTATGGGATCTGATGATGCTGCCTACACGCAAG CTTTACTGGTACACCAGAAGGCCAGGATGGAGCGACTTCAACGAGAACTTGagattcaaaagaaaaagttggATAAACTAAAATCAGAGGTCAATGAAATGGAGAATAATCTGACACGAAGGCGGCTGAAAAGATCGAATTCTGTTTCCCAAATTCCATCA ctggaAGAAATGCAACAGTTAAGAAGTTGTAACAGACAGCTGCAGATAGACATAGATTGCCTAACCAAAGAGATTGATCTTTTTCAAGCAAGAG gACCACATTTTAATCCCAGTGCTATTCATAATTTTTATGATAATATTGGATTTCTTGGTCCGGTGCCACCAAAACCCAAAG ATCAGAGGTCCATTGTGAAAACACCAAAGATTGTTCCAGACACAGATGAAGATGAGGGAGCTCAGTGGAGTTGTACTGCCTGTACTTTTTTAAATCACCCGGCCTTAAATCGTTGTGAACAGTGTGAAATGCCCAGGCATTTCTGA
- the TAB2 gene encoding TGF-beta-activated kinase 1 and MAP3K7-binding protein 2 isoform X1, protein MCPHFPLEFSNLLIDVTEILELIGCSLKKKTKIVQRNAFKLNNNNNLDACCAVLSQESTKYLYGEGDLGFSDDSGIPGLRNHMTSLNLDLQSQNVYHHVRDGSRMNGSRTLAHSVSDGHLQTSQPSNELFQQEPQTAPAQVPQGFNVFGMANTVSASNPGQHLGFHLGSKGVSNLSQQTPRFNPIMVTLAPNIQPGRNTPTSLHIHGVPPPVLNSPQGNSIYIRPYITAPSGTTRQTQQQPGWASQFNPMHPQQVYQPSQPSPWTTLPTSSSTPHTSSQHSTQPNQQGHQTSHVYMPISSPTTPQAPMIHSSGSSQSSAHSQYNIQNISTGPRKNQIEIKLEPPQRNSSSKLRSTGPRTSTTPSSLNSQTLSRSQPTVYISASPPNTDEVITRGQPKVYISANATAGDDQVVRNQPTLFISTNPGVSATSRNMSGQVSMGPAFIHHHPPKSRAVGNSTTATSPRVVVTQPNTKYTFKITVSPNKPPAVSPGVVSPTFEPTNLLNLPDHYVEPEGIQHLTDPVLAHVDRISDARKLSMGSDDAAYTQALLVHQKARMERLQRELEIQKKKLDKLKSEVNEMENNLTRRRLKRSNSVSQIPSLEEMQQLRSCNRQLQIDIDCLTKEIDLFQARGPHFNPSAIHNFYDNIGFLGPVPPKPKDQRSIVKTPKIVPDTDEDEGAQWSCTACTFLNHPALNRCEQCEMPRHF, encoded by the exons ATGTGCCCCCATTTCCCCCTTGAGTTCTCCAATTTGCTCATTGACGTCACTGAAATTTTGGAATTGATTGGATGcagtcttaaaaagaaaacaaaaattgtccAAAGAAATGCATTCAAGTTGAAT AATAACAATAATTTGGATGCCTGTTGTGCAGTTCTGTCTCAGGAGAGCACAAAGTACCTCTACGGTGAAGGAGACCTAGGTTTTTCGGATGATTCTGGGATCCCTGGACTACGAAATCACATGACTTCTCTTAATTTGGATTTGCAGTCACAGAATGTGTATCACCATGTAAGAGACGGAAGTAGAATGAATGGAAGTAGGACTCTAGCACACAGCGTTAGCGATGGACACCTTCAAACCAGTCAGCCCAGCAATGAACTGTTTCAGCAGGAACCACAGACAGCACCTGCGCAGGTTCCACAAGGATTTAATGTCTTTGGCATGGCTAATACAGTTAGTGCTTCTAATCCAGGGCAACACCTTGGATTTCACCTAGGCAGCAAAGGAGTATCTAACTTGTCTCAACAAACGCCCAGATTCAACCCCATTATGGTAACTTTAGCCCCAAACATTCAGCCTGGCCGCAATACCCCCACGTCTTTGCACATACATGGTGTACCTCCTCCTGTCCTTAACAGTCCACAGGGAAATTCTATCTATATTAGGCCTTATATCACAGCTCCTAGTGGTACAACTCGacagacacagcagcagccaggctgggcatCTCAGTTTAATCCtatgcaccctcagcaagtctaCCAGCCTTCGCAGCCAAGTCCTTGGACTACTCTTCCTACATCCAGTTCTACGCCACATACCTCATCGCAACACTCAACGCAGCCAAACCAGCAAGGCCACCAGACTTCTCATGTCTATATGCCTATCAGTTCTCCTACTACTCCACAAGCACCTATGATTCATTCATCTGGTAGCTCGCAATCCTCTGCTCATAGCCAATACAACATTCAGAACATATCCACAGGACCTCGCAAAAACCAAATTGAAATCAAACTTGAACCACCACAACGAAACAGTTCCTCTAAGTTGCGCTCAACTGGCCCTCGCACCTCCACTACTCCCTCTTCCCTCAACAGCCAGACATTAAGTAGAAGTCAGCCCACTGTTTACATATCGGCCAGTCCTCCAAATACTGATGAAGTGATCACACGTGGTCAGCCTAAGGTCTACATTTCAGCAAATGCCACAGCAGGAGATGATCAAGTTGTACGGAACCAGCCCACGCTTTTCATATCGACAAATCCTGGAGTATCTGCCACTTCTAGGAATATGTCTGGTCAAGTAAGCATGGGTCCTGCATTTATTCATCACCATCCACCCAAGAGTCGAGCAGTGGGCAACAGCACCACTGCAACCTCTCCTCGAGTGGTGGTTACGCAGCCTAAcacaaaatatacttttaaaattacagtttcTCCAAATAAGCCCCCTGCAGTTTCCCCAGGGGTAGTCTCCCCAACCTTTGAACCTACAAACCTTCTAAACCTTCCCGATCACTATGTTGAACCAGAGGGTATCCAGCATCTTACTGACCCTGTTTTAGCACATGTGGATAGGATCAGTGATGCACGGAAATTGAGTATGGGATCTGATGATGCTGCCTACACGCAAG CTTTACTGGTACACCAGAAGGCCAGGATGGAGCGACTTCAACGAGAACTTGagattcaaaagaaaaagttggATAAACTAAAATCAGAGGTCAATGAAATGGAGAATAATCTGACACGAAGGCGGCTGAAAAGATCGAATTCTGTTTCCCAAATTCCATCA ctggaAGAAATGCAACAGTTAAGAAGTTGTAACAGACAGCTGCAGATAGACATAGATTGCCTAACCAAAGAGATTGATCTTTTTCAAGCAAGAG gACCACATTTTAATCCCAGTGCTATTCATAATTTTTATGATAATATTGGATTTCTTGGTCCGGTGCCACCAAAACCCAAAG ATCAGAGGTCCATTGTGAAAACACCAAAGATTGTTCCAGACACAGATGAAGATGAGGGAGCTCAGTGGAGTTGTACTGCCTGTACTTTTTTAAATCACCCGGCCTTAAATCGTTGTGAACAGTGTGAAATGCCCAGGCATTTCTGA
- the TAB2 gene encoding TGF-beta-activated kinase 1 and MAP3K7-binding protein 2 isoform X3 — protein sequence MQTSALDASDGVAVLKLNNNNLDACCAVLSQESTKYLYGEGDLGFSDDSGIPGLRNHMTSLNLDLQSQNVYHHVRDGSRMNGSRTLAHSVSDGHLQTSQPSNELFQQEPQTAPAQVPQGFNVFGMANTVSASNPGQHLGFHLGSKGVSNLSQQTPRFNPIMVTLAPNIQPGRNTPTSLHIHGVPPPVLNSPQGNSIYIRPYITAPSGTTRQTQQQPGWASQFNPMHPQQVYQPSQPSPWTTLPTSSSTPHTSSQHSTQPNQQGHQTSHVYMPISSPTTPQAPMIHSSGSSQSSAHSQYNIQNISTGPRKNQIEIKLEPPQRNSSSKLRSTGPRTSTTPSSLNSQTLSRSQPTVYISASPPNTDEVITRGQPKVYISANATAGDDQVVRNQPTLFISTNPGVSATSRNMSGQVSMGPAFIHHHPPKSRAVGNSTTATSPRVVVTQPNTKYTFKITVSPNKPPAVSPGVVSPTFEPTNLLNLPDHYVEPEGIQHLTDPVLAHVDRISDARKLSMGSDDAAYTQALLVHQKARMERLQRELEIQKKKLDKLKSEVNEMENNLTRRRLKRSNSVSQIPSLEEMQQLRSCNRQLQIDIDCLTKEIDLFQARGPHFNPSAIHNFYDNIGFLGPVPPKPKDQRSIVKTPKIVPDTDEDEGAQWSCTACTFLNHPALNRCEQCEMPRHF from the exons ATGCAGACCTCTGCCCTTGATGCCAGTGATGGAGTTGCTGTTCTCAAACTA AATAACAATAATTTGGATGCCTGTTGTGCAGTTCTGTCTCAGGAGAGCACAAAGTACCTCTACGGTGAAGGAGACCTAGGTTTTTCGGATGATTCTGGGATCCCTGGACTACGAAATCACATGACTTCTCTTAATTTGGATTTGCAGTCACAGAATGTGTATCACCATGTAAGAGACGGAAGTAGAATGAATGGAAGTAGGACTCTAGCACACAGCGTTAGCGATGGACACCTTCAAACCAGTCAGCCCAGCAATGAACTGTTTCAGCAGGAACCACAGACAGCACCTGCGCAGGTTCCACAAGGATTTAATGTCTTTGGCATGGCTAATACAGTTAGTGCTTCTAATCCAGGGCAACACCTTGGATTTCACCTAGGCAGCAAAGGAGTATCTAACTTGTCTCAACAAACGCCCAGATTCAACCCCATTATGGTAACTTTAGCCCCAAACATTCAGCCTGGCCGCAATACCCCCACGTCTTTGCACATACATGGTGTACCTCCTCCTGTCCTTAACAGTCCACAGGGAAATTCTATCTATATTAGGCCTTATATCACAGCTCCTAGTGGTACAACTCGacagacacagcagcagccaggctgggcatCTCAGTTTAATCCtatgcaccctcagcaagtctaCCAGCCTTCGCAGCCAAGTCCTTGGACTACTCTTCCTACATCCAGTTCTACGCCACATACCTCATCGCAACACTCAACGCAGCCAAACCAGCAAGGCCACCAGACTTCTCATGTCTATATGCCTATCAGTTCTCCTACTACTCCACAAGCACCTATGATTCATTCATCTGGTAGCTCGCAATCCTCTGCTCATAGCCAATACAACATTCAGAACATATCCACAGGACCTCGCAAAAACCAAATTGAAATCAAACTTGAACCACCACAACGAAACAGTTCCTCTAAGTTGCGCTCAACTGGCCCTCGCACCTCCACTACTCCCTCTTCCCTCAACAGCCAGACATTAAGTAGAAGTCAGCCCACTGTTTACATATCGGCCAGTCCTCCAAATACTGATGAAGTGATCACACGTGGTCAGCCTAAGGTCTACATTTCAGCAAATGCCACAGCAGGAGATGATCAAGTTGTACGGAACCAGCCCACGCTTTTCATATCGACAAATCCTGGAGTATCTGCCACTTCTAGGAATATGTCTGGTCAAGTAAGCATGGGTCCTGCATTTATTCATCACCATCCACCCAAGAGTCGAGCAGTGGGCAACAGCACCACTGCAACCTCTCCTCGAGTGGTGGTTACGCAGCCTAAcacaaaatatacttttaaaattacagtttcTCCAAATAAGCCCCCTGCAGTTTCCCCAGGGGTAGTCTCCCCAACCTTTGAACCTACAAACCTTCTAAACCTTCCCGATCACTATGTTGAACCAGAGGGTATCCAGCATCTTACTGACCCTGTTTTAGCACATGTGGATAGGATCAGTGATGCACGGAAATTGAGTATGGGATCTGATGATGCTGCCTACACGCAAG CTTTACTGGTACACCAGAAGGCCAGGATGGAGCGACTTCAACGAGAACTTGagattcaaaagaaaaagttggATAAACTAAAATCAGAGGTCAATGAAATGGAGAATAATCTGACACGAAGGCGGCTGAAAAGATCGAATTCTGTTTCCCAAATTCCATCA ctggaAGAAATGCAACAGTTAAGAAGTTGTAACAGACAGCTGCAGATAGACATAGATTGCCTAACCAAAGAGATTGATCTTTTTCAAGCAAGAG gACCACATTTTAATCCCAGTGCTATTCATAATTTTTATGATAATATTGGATTTCTTGGTCCGGTGCCACCAAAACCCAAAG ATCAGAGGTCCATTGTGAAAACACCAAAGATTGTTCCAGACACAGATGAAGATGAGGGAGCTCAGTGGAGTTGTACTGCCTGTACTTTTTTAAATCACCCGGCCTTAAATCGTTGTGAACAGTGTGAAATGCCCAGGCATTTCTGA